One Nocardioidaceae bacterium SCSIO 66511 genomic window carries:
- a CDS encoding FAD-dependent oxidoreductase — protein MPYAITQECCTDATCVSVCPVNCIHPTPDEPDFGKTEMLYVDPRSCIDCGACADACPVDAVMPIDLLTASLRDYAEVNAAYYEDAPAPRTDVAPNFHEWAPVSFDRSLPSDFGPLRVAIVGTGPAGMYAAEDLLLHTNAEVSLIDRLPVAGGLVRFGVAPDHPSTRRIDETFQRYRDHPRARTYLGVEVGRNITQSELLAHHDAVIYAVGADSDRRLDVPGEQTPGSLAARTFVAWYNGHPEVSTDAIELSAERVVVVGTGNVALDVARILTTDPADLAGTGIAPHALEALRASKVREIVLLGRRGPAEAAYTTPELRALRHSVEVVVDGHTTEITDAITAGAGKAAVLRGLDAAPVDWTAPPPAGRRIVLRFGSSPQEVLGDQQVRAVRTSDGAEIPTGMVLRAIGYRGTPVAELPFDEDSATVSNEAGRVTGVPGAYVVGWIKRGPNGGIGANRTCAAETVGNLLEDAVAGNLDKPTRGGRAFARLVRRRSR, from the coding sequence ATGCCGTACGCGATCACCCAGGAATGCTGCACTGACGCGACCTGCGTTTCGGTCTGCCCGGTCAACTGCATCCACCCGACGCCGGATGAGCCCGACTTCGGCAAGACCGAGATGCTGTACGTCGATCCGCGCTCCTGCATCGACTGCGGCGCTTGTGCAGATGCCTGCCCCGTCGACGCGGTGATGCCGATCGACCTGCTCACCGCCTCGCTACGCGACTATGCGGAAGTCAACGCGGCGTACTACGAAGACGCACCCGCGCCTCGTACCGACGTCGCGCCGAACTTCCACGAATGGGCGCCGGTCAGCTTCGACCGCAGCCTGCCGTCGGACTTCGGCCCGCTGCGGGTTGCGATCGTCGGCACGGGCCCAGCCGGCATGTACGCGGCCGAAGACCTGTTGCTGCACACCAATGCCGAGGTGTCGTTGATCGATCGGCTGCCGGTGGCCGGCGGTCTCGTACGTTTCGGCGTTGCACCCGATCACCCGTCCACCAGACGGATCGACGAGACCTTCCAGCGATACCGCGACCACCCGCGGGCACGGACGTACCTCGGCGTCGAGGTCGGACGGAACATCACGCAGTCGGAGCTGCTCGCTCACCACGATGCAGTCATCTACGCGGTGGGTGCGGACTCAGACCGTCGGCTCGACGTACCCGGTGAGCAAACTCCCGGATCCCTTGCAGCACGGACGTTTGTGGCTTGGTACAACGGTCACCCTGAGGTTTCAACCGATGCGATCGAGTTGTCTGCCGAGCGGGTGGTGGTGGTCGGCACCGGCAACGTCGCGCTCGATGTCGCGCGCATCCTCACCACCGATCCGGCCGACCTCGCGGGCACCGGCATCGCACCCCATGCGCTCGAAGCCTTGCGAGCGAGCAAGGTACGCGAGATCGTGCTGCTCGGCCGGCGTGGTCCCGCCGAGGCCGCGTACACAACACCCGAGTTGCGAGCACTTCGACACAGCGTCGAGGTCGTCGTCGACGGACACACGACGGAGATCACCGACGCGATCACGGCAGGTGCAGGCAAGGCCGCCGTGCTGCGCGGACTCGACGCTGCGCCCGTCGACTGGACCGCTCCCCCGCCGGCCGGGCGCCGGATCGTGCTCCGGTTCGGCTCTTCGCCGCAGGAGGTCCTCGGCGACCAGCAGGTGCGCGCCGTACGTACCTCCGATGGCGCCGAGATCCCAACCGGCATGGTGCTTCGAGCGATCGGGTACCGCGGCACGCCGGTCGCCGAGCTGCCGTTCGACGAGGATTCTGCGACAGTGAGCAACGAGGCCGGCCGGGTCACGGGGGTGCCCGGCGCGTACGTCGTCGGCTGGATCAAACGCGGGCCGAACGGCGGCATCGGAGCCAACCGAACGTGCGCCGCCGAGACAGTGGGCAACCTGCTCGAGGACGCGGTCGCGGGCAACCTCGATAAGCCAACGCGGGGCGGTCGCGCATTCGCCCGCTTGGTCCGTCGCCGCTCGCGCTGA
- a CDS encoding Xaa-Pro dipeptidyl-peptidase yields the protein MLRRVLTVIAAVPLAIGLLGAPVDATTQPSTAVTKAPHAAAPAKPVKPTKPTYDYGRAIRESVWVEAPDLDGDGEPEKVAADIIRPRELAGSAEVPVVMDASPYYSCCGRGNESEVKLYNARGGPEKFPLYYDNYFVPRGYAYVAVDMAGTSRSTGCTDEGADSDVLSVKAVIDWLNGRARAVDRDGEEVSAGWSDGKVGMIGKSYDGTLANGVAATGVEGLETIVPIAAISSWYDYTRYQGLPFSYDYPTYLSGYVAGERSEDIDCDWRLDEMAANDGDETGEHTEFWDDRDYRDGADLNAANVKASVFIAHGLQDFNVKTPNFSRWWDALGKHDVDRKMWLTRLGHTDPFDSDRKAWVRTLHRWFDHELMGVDNGVDREPAVRAELKPGKWAKSDDWPMSKRTVRLQPQRNGSLKTGKRSDATAEFVNDPQQRESDALAAGNNPHRLLFTTGRLGRAVRISGTAQVDLDVSHGAETGQVGVALVDYGKSRRVADGAGAHNLDTQSCWGAATAADDACYTDVARTVERTPLQVLSRGWARLNDGEQQVTVDLTANDVRVPKGHRLGLVVVGASRDWVVTVDKAATEYAVNLRNTVLRLPLDGPMPKLRPGKSLVPKVVPQRLLANQEDVIIPR from the coding sequence GTGCTGAGACGCGTACTGACCGTCATTGCCGCTGTCCCACTCGCGATCGGGCTTCTCGGGGCGCCCGTCGACGCGACGACCCAACCATCCACCGCTGTGACCAAGGCGCCGCACGCTGCGGCACCTGCCAAACCGGTCAAGCCGACGAAACCGACCTATGACTATGGGCGAGCGATCCGCGAGAGCGTGTGGGTCGAGGCGCCCGATCTCGACGGCGACGGCGAACCCGAGAAGGTCGCCGCCGACATCATCCGACCGCGCGAGCTGGCCGGCTCGGCAGAGGTACCGGTCGTGATGGACGCGAGCCCCTACTACTCCTGCTGCGGGCGTGGCAACGAATCCGAGGTCAAGCTCTACAACGCGCGCGGCGGTCCGGAGAAGTTCCCGCTGTACTACGACAACTACTTCGTACCCCGTGGGTACGCGTACGTCGCGGTAGACATGGCGGGTACGTCCCGGTCGACCGGATGCACCGACGAGGGCGCCGACTCCGACGTCTTGTCGGTGAAGGCGGTGATCGACTGGCTGAACGGGCGCGCCAGAGCCGTTGACCGAGACGGTGAGGAGGTGAGTGCCGGGTGGTCGGACGGCAAGGTCGGCATGATCGGTAAGTCGTACGACGGCACGCTCGCCAACGGCGTTGCCGCGACGGGAGTGGAGGGCCTCGAGACGATCGTCCCGATCGCCGCGATCAGTTCGTGGTACGACTACACGCGCTATCAGGGGCTGCCGTTCTCGTACGACTACCCGACCTACCTGTCCGGATACGTCGCGGGCGAGCGTTCCGAAGACATCGACTGCGACTGGCGTCTCGACGAGATGGCCGCCAACGACGGCGACGAGACCGGCGAGCACACGGAGTTCTGGGACGATCGCGATTACCGCGACGGCGCCGATCTCAATGCGGCCAACGTCAAGGCGAGCGTGTTCATCGCGCACGGGCTGCAGGACTTCAACGTCAAGACGCCGAACTTCTCGCGCTGGTGGGACGCACTCGGCAAGCACGACGTCGATCGCAAGATGTGGCTCACCCGCTTGGGTCATACCGATCCGTTCGACTCAGATCGCAAAGCGTGGGTGCGTACGCTCCACCGTTGGTTCGACCACGAGCTGATGGGTGTCGACAACGGGGTCGACCGCGAGCCTGCCGTGCGCGCCGAGCTGAAGCCGGGCAAGTGGGCGAAGTCCGATGACTGGCCGATGTCGAAGCGCACGGTGCGGTTGCAGCCACAGCGCAACGGCTCGCTCAAGACGGGTAAGCGAAGTGACGCGACGGCAGAGTTCGTCAACGACCCACAGCAGCGGGAGTCTGACGCACTCGCCGCAGGTAACAATCCGCATCGCTTGCTCTTCACGACCGGGCGGCTCGGGCGTGCGGTGCGCATCTCGGGCACGGCACAGGTCGACCTCGACGTGTCGCATGGAGCCGAGACGGGACAGGTCGGTGTCGCGCTGGTCGACTACGGCAAATCGCGTCGCGTCGCGGACGGCGCAGGCGCACACAACCTCGACACGCAGTCGTGCTGGGGCGCGGCGACGGCAGCCGACGACGCTTGCTACACCGACGTCGCGCGGACGGTGGAGCGTACGCCGCTGCAGGTGCTGTCCCGCGGTTGGGCGCGACTCAACGACGGCGAGCAGCAGGTGACGGTCGACCTCACGGCGAACGACGTACGTGTGCCGAAGGGTCACCGACTCGGGCTCGTCGTGGTCGGCGCATCGCGTGATTGGGTCGTCACCGTCGACAAGGCCGCGACGGAGTACGCCGTCAACCTGCGCAACACGGTGCTACGGCTGCCGCTCGACGGTCCGATGCCGAAGCTGCGGCCGGGCAAGAGCCTGGTGCCGAAGGTCGTACCGCAGCGTCTGCTCGCCAACCAGGAGGATGTGATCATCCCCCGCTGA
- a CDS encoding serine hydroxymethyltransferase — MSHSPTHNQSLGEFDPEVAAAVDAELNRQQSTLEMIASENFAPVASLQAQGSVLTNKYAEGYPGKRYYGGCEFVDIVENIAIDRLKSLFDASYANVQPHSGATANAAAMHATINAGDTILGLDLAHGGHLTHGMRINFSGKLYNVIPYHVRESDHLLDMDEVRSLALEHKPSLIIAGWSAYPRQIDFAAFREIADESGAKLMVDMAHFAGLVAAGLHPSPLPHAHVVTTTTHKTLGGPRGGALMTNDDEIAKKIRSAVFPGQQGGPLEHVIAAKAVAFKMAAQDDFKERQQRTVDGAKLLAERLTGDDMRKIGVNVLTGGTDVHLVLVDLRESELNGQQGEDRLDEIGITVNRNAVPFDPRPPMVTSGLRIGTPALATRGFGPAEFTEVADIIAEALHPDVADIAGLRARVDALTAKFPLYPDVPRFAS, encoded by the coding sequence ATGAGCCATAGCCCCACCCACAATCAGTCGCTCGGCGAGTTCGACCCCGAGGTCGCGGCCGCGGTCGACGCCGAGCTGAATCGCCAGCAGAGCACGCTGGAGATGATCGCGTCGGAGAACTTCGCTCCGGTCGCGTCGCTGCAGGCGCAGGGCAGCGTACTCACCAACAAGTACGCCGAGGGTTACCCGGGCAAGCGCTACTACGGCGGCTGCGAGTTCGTCGACATCGTCGAGAACATCGCGATCGACCGGCTCAAGTCGCTGTTCGACGCGTCGTACGCCAATGTGCAGCCGCATTCGGGCGCGACTGCGAACGCCGCGGCCATGCACGCCACCATCAACGCCGGAGACACCATCCTCGGCCTTGATCTCGCGCACGGCGGCCACCTGACGCACGGTATGCGGATCAACTTCTCCGGCAAGCTCTACAACGTCATCCCGTACCACGTACGCGAGAGCGACCACCTGCTCGATATGGACGAGGTACGCTCCCTCGCGCTCGAGCACAAGCCATCACTGATCATCGCCGGCTGGTCGGCGTACCCCCGCCAGATCGACTTCGCCGCGTTCCGCGAGATCGCCGACGAGTCGGGCGCGAAGCTGATGGTCGACATGGCGCATTTCGCCGGCCTCGTTGCTGCCGGACTGCATCCGAGCCCGCTTCCGCATGCGCATGTGGTCACCACGACGACGCACAAGACCCTCGGCGGCCCACGTGGTGGCGCGCTGATGACCAATGACGACGAGATCGCCAAGAAGATCCGCTCCGCGGTCTTCCCCGGGCAGCAGGGCGGTCCGCTCGAGCATGTGATCGCGGCGAAGGCAGTCGCATTCAAGATGGCCGCACAGGACGACTTCAAGGAGCGCCAGCAGCGTACGGTCGACGGCGCCAAGCTGCTCGCGGAACGGCTCACCGGCGACGATATGCGCAAGATCGGCGTCAACGTGCTCACCGGCGGCACCGACGTACATCTGGTGCTCGTCGACCTGCGTGAGTCAGAGCTCAACGGCCAACAGGGCGAGGATCGCCTCGACGAGATCGGCATCACGGTCAACCGCAACGCGGTGCCGTTCGACCCACGCCCGCCGATGGTCACCTCCGGCCTGCGGATCGGTACGCCCGCGCTCGCGACGCGCGGCTTCGGCCCCGCGGAGTTCACCGAGGTCGCCGACATCATCGCCGAAGCGCTGCACCCCGACGTCGCCGATATCGCCGGGCTCCGTGCCCGCGTCGACGCGCTCACCGCGAAGTTCCCGCTCTACCCCGATGTGCCCCGGTTTGCATCCTGA
- a CDS encoding SURF1 family protein, translating into MRDDDTGPSTLRVLLRPPMLGLHVLGIVSLIFTLVMGLWQLGVYDTRQQHERADKQDVATVPLDDALGPDEAFSGSANHRPVEVSGSFGPADQQIWVSGRTHRGDPGYWLVAPFIVSDGHALLVVRGWSPTNDALPAPPQGQVSIKAVLQLGEEAGRPLGADRTTDMIRIPALANELPYDLYSGYAIQTDPAPGHGLTAVPPPDPDVSWTVGLKNLVYAVQWWVFGVFALFLWVRMSRDVVRDARSRGSGE; encoded by the coding sequence GTGCGTGACGACGACACGGGCCCGTCGACACTGCGGGTGCTGCTGCGCCCGCCGATGCTCGGGTTACATGTGCTCGGCATCGTCTCGCTCATCTTCACGTTGGTGATGGGCCTGTGGCAGCTGGGCGTCTATGACACCCGACAGCAGCACGAGCGGGCAGATAAGCAAGACGTGGCCACTGTGCCGCTCGACGACGCGCTCGGCCCCGACGAGGCATTCTCGGGATCCGCGAACCACCGACCGGTGGAGGTCAGCGGGTCGTTCGGCCCGGCCGATCAACAGATCTGGGTCTCCGGGCGTACTCACCGCGGCGACCCGGGCTACTGGCTCGTCGCGCCGTTCATCGTCTCCGACGGGCATGCGCTGCTGGTCGTACGTGGGTGGTCGCCGACCAACGACGCCTTGCCCGCGCCTCCACAGGGCCAGGTGTCGATCAAGGCCGTGCTGCAACTGGGGGAGGAGGCGGGTAGACCGCTGGGCGCCGATCGTACGACCGACATGATCCGCATACCGGCGCTGGCCAATGAGCTGCCGTACGACCTGTACTCCGGATATGCGATCCAGACCGACCCTGCCCCCGGCCACGGCCTGACCGCCGTACCGCCGCCGGACCCCGACGTTTCCTGGACGGTCGGGTTGAAGAACCTCGTCTACGCGGTGCAGTGGTGGGTCTTCGGTGTCTTCGCGCTGTTCCTATGGGTACGAATGTCGCGCGATGTGGTGCGTGACGCGCGCTCCCGTGGTTCGGGCGAATGA
- a CDS encoding DUF3817 domain-containing protein: protein MESALTRYRVMANIVGVLLIVLILIGVPLKYLASDGSSPQELGEFITTYLGVAHGWLYMIFLIMAALLARTARWTIPFTIVTLLCGTIPVVSFWAERRATMHTRSLIAQEAQATA from the coding sequence GTGGAATCCGCTCTGACTCGCTACCGGGTGATGGCCAACATCGTCGGCGTACTCCTGATCGTGCTGATCCTGATCGGGGTGCCGTTGAAGTACCTCGCGTCCGACGGCTCCTCACCGCAGGAGCTCGGCGAGTTCATCACGACCTATCTCGGTGTCGCGCACGGCTGGCTCTACATGATCTTCCTGATCATGGCGGCGCTACTCGCCCGTACGGCGCGATGGACGATCCCGTTCACGATCGTCACGCTGCTCTGCGGGACGATCCCGGTCGTCAGCTTCTGGGCAGAGCGGCGGGCGACCATGCATACGCGGTCGCTCATCGCCCAGGAGGCGCAAGCGACCGCGTAG
- a CDS encoding peptidylprolyl isomerase, whose amino-acid sequence MAEDIYATLKTNRGDVVIKLFPNHAPKTVDNFVGLAEGTREWRDPETGAPSTNRFYDGLGFHRIIDGFMIQGGCPLGTGTGGPGYTFDDEFHPELAFDRPYLLAMANAGPGTNGSQFFVTVGPQPHLTNRHTIFGEVEGDDSRAVVDAIATTETGRGDRPVEPVVIERVEIERR is encoded by the coding sequence GTGGCCGAGGACATCTACGCGACGCTCAAGACCAACCGCGGCGACGTCGTGATCAAGCTTTTCCCCAATCACGCACCCAAGACCGTCGACAACTTCGTCGGGCTCGCGGAGGGCACCCGGGAGTGGCGCGACCCCGAGACGGGGGCGCCGAGCACGAACCGGTTCTACGACGGTCTCGGCTTCCATCGCATCATCGACGGCTTCATGATCCAGGGCGGGTGCCCGCTCGGCACCGGCACCGGCGGCCCGGGCTACACCTTCGACGACGAGTTCCACCCGGAGCTGGCCTTCGATCGTCCGTACCTGCTCGCGATGGCAAATGCCGGGCCCGGCACGAACGGCTCACAGTTCTTCGTGACCGTTGGCCCCCAGCCGCATCTGACCAACCGCCACACCATCTTCGGCGAGGTCGAGGGTGACGACAGCCGCGCCGTGGTCGACGCGATCGCGACGACGGAGACCGGCCGTGGCGATCGCCCGGTAGAGCCCGTCGTCATCGAGCGAGTCGAGATCGAGCGCCGATAG
- a CDS encoding rhomboid family intramembrane serine protease yields MSEPADAAPSTPYCYRHPDRETYIRCQRCGRPICPDCMRQASVGYQCPDCVAEGARTIRQPRTVAGGLTPTRAGIVSYALIAINVVVFLAQLATGGTNGTVTEWGAMLTGTWRGSDGAILHGVDDGGWWRIVTSGFLHLGLLHILFNMYALFLFGPMLERMLGHLRFIVMYASSLVAGSLAVYLFADYGTLTAGASGAIFGLLGCTLVLFLKHGYDVRFLLGLLAINAALPLFAGGISWQAHAGGFVAGAVCGAVFAYAPQKARVYLQAGGIAVVWIALAVGFALRTAQLTA; encoded by the coding sequence GTGAGTGAACCCGCCGACGCCGCGCCGTCGACGCCGTACTGCTACCGGCATCCCGATCGTGAGACCTACATCAGATGTCAGCGATGCGGGAGACCGATCTGTCCCGACTGCATGCGGCAGGCATCGGTCGGCTATCAATGCCCGGACTGCGTCGCCGAGGGCGCCCGCACCATCCGCCAGCCGCGTACTGTCGCGGGTGGCCTGACCCCGACCCGAGCCGGCATCGTCTCGTACGCACTGATCGCGATCAACGTGGTCGTCTTCCTAGCGCAACTCGCGACGGGCGGTACGAACGGCACGGTGACCGAGTGGGGCGCCATGCTCACCGGCACTTGGCGGGGTAGTGACGGCGCCATCCTGCACGGCGTCGACGACGGTGGCTGGTGGCGCATCGTCACGTCCGGGTTCCTGCACCTCGGGCTGCTGCACATCCTGTTCAACATGTACGCGCTGTTCCTGTTCGGGCCGATGCTGGAGCGGATGCTCGGCCATCTGCGATTCATCGTGATGTACGCCTCGTCGTTGGTCGCGGGCTCGCTGGCGGTCTACCTGTTCGCCGACTACGGCACACTGACCGCCGGAGCCTCCGGCGCGATCTTCGGGCTGCTCGGGTGCACGCTGGTGCTGTTCCTCAAGCACGGGTACGACGTGCGTTTCCTGCTCGGGCTCCTCGCGATCAACGCGGCGCTGCCGTTGTTCGCCGGTGGTATCAGCTGGCAGGCGCATGCCGGCGGGTTCGTAGCCGGGGCGGTCTGTGGCGCGGTGTTCGCGTACGCGCCACAGAAGGCGCGGGTGTACCTGCAGGCGGGCGGTATCGCGGTGGTGTGGATCGCCCTTGCGGTCGGCTTCGCCCTTCGTACGGCTCAGCTCACCGCGTGA
- a CDS encoding cell division protein CrgA has product MTDPKNHDDELDDTTSSGEPEDGEVDAPDTEAAEDTSEDIVADEDESVDEDIDDELEDEDEPVEDDIDDDDSSDDDDADDDRRKDKPAASGKASRSGNPARAAEAEGKTRSTRPVKPQKIGNRWAAPAMLACAGIGLLWIVLYYVFANRDNPIPLMSDLGDWNLIVGMAFIVAAFGFSMKWE; this is encoded by the coding sequence GTGACCGATCCGAAGAACCACGACGACGAGCTGGACGATACGACGTCGTCGGGTGAGCCGGAAGACGGCGAGGTCGATGCTCCCGACACCGAAGCCGCCGAGGACACCTCGGAAGACATCGTTGCCGACGAGGACGAGTCGGTCGATGAGGATATCGACGACGAGCTCGAAGACGAAGACGAGCCGGTCGAAGACGACATCGATGACGACGACTCCTCCGATGATGACGATGCTGATGACGATCGGCGCAAGGACAAGCCGGCCGCAAGCGGCAAAGCCTCTCGCTCGGGCAACCCTGCGCGTGCCGCCGAGGCAGAGGGCAAGACCCGCTCGACCCGGCCGGTCAAACCGCAGAAGATCGGTAACCGCTGGGCCGCCCCCGCGATGCTCGCCTGCGCCGGCATCGGTCTGCTCTGGATCGTGCTCTACTACGTGTTCGCCAACCGCGACAACCCGATCCCGCTGATGAGCGACCTGGGCGACTGGAACCTGATCGTCGGCATGGCGTTCATCGTCGCGGCGTTCGGCTTCAGCATGAAGTGGGAGTAG
- a CDS encoding DUF881 domain-containing protein, with protein sequence MSEQRRPRPERRHRRTSWRLAVPVATALAGGLFVTSAISSDGTDLRSENSDLDQLIRERAANVQELRNQVDDVREGNRELSESVDQQSVVKQRANAEEMMPTSGFTEVTGPGVRVALDDAPRESDSDDVDPNLLVVHQQDIQAFVNALWAGGAEAISLQGQRLISTTGIKCVGNTVVLDGVPYAPPYVIEAVGDVSEMESALDAANAVDVYKDYVEKYDLGLTQEVKTEIEVPAYRGTPDLDYAEPTA encoded by the coding sequence ATGTCAGAGCAGCGCCGGCCCCGGCCGGAGCGCCGACACCGCCGCACGTCCTGGCGGCTCGCGGTACCCGTGGCGACGGCGCTTGCGGGCGGGCTCTTCGTGACGAGTGCGATCAGCTCCGACGGCACGGACCTGCGCTCGGAGAACTCCGATCTCGATCAGCTCATCCGCGAGCGCGCCGCCAACGTGCAGGAGCTCCGCAACCAGGTCGACGACGTACGCGAGGGCAACCGAGAGCTGTCCGAGTCCGTCGACCAACAGTCGGTCGTCAAGCAGCGGGCGAACGCCGAGGAGATGATGCCGACGTCCGGGTTCACCGAGGTGACCGGACCCGGCGTACGGGTGGCGCTCGACGATGCGCCGCGGGAGAGTGACTCCGATGACGTCGATCCGAACCTGCTCGTTGTGCACCAACAAGACATCCAGGCGTTCGTCAACGCTCTGTGGGCCGGTGGCGCGGAGGCGATCAGCCTGCAGGGCCAGCGGCTGATCAGTACGACCGGCATCAAATGCGTTGGCAACACGGTCGTGCTCGACGGGGTGCCGTACGCACCGCCCTACGTGATCGAAGCGGTCGGCGACGTCAGCGAGATGGAGAGCGCACTCGATGCGGCGAACGCCGTCGACGTCTACAAGGACTACGTCGAGAAGTACGACCTCGGCTTGACCCAAGAGGTCAAGACCGAGATCGAAGTCCCCGCGTACCGAGGCACACCCGACCTGGATTACGCCGAGCCGACGGCCTGA